Proteins encoded within one genomic window of Tachysurus vachellii isolate PV-2020 chromosome 16, HZAU_Pvac_v1, whole genome shotgun sequence:
- the cdkn1d gene encoding cyclin-dependent kinase inhibitor 1D, with amino-acid sequence MATTSTQYDHMELEVVEEGVKPRGMTVRRNLFGPVDHQLLQQDFHRLLCMSMEVAKQRWNFDFESERPIPGSVEWEEMQCQDVPAFYHSCVVRTGKRSLEVPISAGGTLAYRGDDLKKRVVKYRQASITDFFTVKKRRFLHSKVSARQQEESRHLRS; translated from the exons ATGGCTACGACTTCAACTCAGTACGACCACATGGAGCTTGAAGTAGTTGAGGAGGGAGTTAAACCACGGGGCATGACTGTGCGGCGGAACCTCTTCGGCCCGGTGGACCACCAGCTGCTTCAGCAGGACTTCCACAGGCTCTTGTGCATGAGTATGGAGGTGGCCAAGCAGCGCTGGAACTTTGACTTCGAGAGCGAGCGTCCTATCCCTGGCTCAGTGGAGTGGGAGGAGATGCAGTGCCAGGATGTGCCAGCCTTCTACCACAGTTGTGTGGTGAGGACGGGTAAACGCAGTCTGGAGGTTCCCATCAGTGCTGGTGGAACTTTGGCATACAGAGGAGATGATTTGAAAAAGAGAGTAGTCAAATACAGACAAGCTTCTATCACAG aCTTCTTTACCGTGAAGAAGAGGAGGTTTCTTCATTCTAAAGTCTCAGCAAGGCAGCAAGAAGAGAGTAGACACTTACGCAGCTGA